The genomic window CCATCGCCGCGCCGACGTCCGTCTCGCCGTCGACGACGAACGCCCCGCGCCACAGTTCGTTCGTGAACGCCGACGCCGAGCCCGGACCGCCCCGCTGGCTCCGGTACTCGGATCGCGTGATCACCTCGAGGTCGACGTCGCGTTCGAACTTCAGCCCGCGGACGACCTCGATTCGGGCCATCGATCGGTACTTGACGGCCTCGAGCTGCGATTCGATGAGCCGCTCCTCGCCGTCGAACGCGAACGCGTCGTCGTGGGCGTAGTCGCCGACGTAGCCGAGGTCCCGACTCGTATCGAATCGGTCGGGCGAACCGGGCATCGCACACCCGGAGAGGAAACAGAGGGTGACGAGCGCGATCACCGCGAGACGACGCCGTTGCATCGAGGGTCGGTTTCGAGGGCAGGGACAAAGAATCGTCGTTCAGAGACGTCCGCGGTCGGACCGGCCGCCGTCGCTCCCTTCGAGTCCGGCGTCGGGACCGGACGGAGCCGACCGCGGGGAGTCGGCGGTGACCGGCCCCGTCCCTGCCGACGAATCAGAGCCGTCACCGCGTCCGGCTCCGATCCGCCGAGCGCGCGCTCGCGCCGCCAGCAGTGCGATCGCGACGGCGGCGCCCGTTCCGGGGACGGCGAAGCCGGGGAGCGAATCGTCCTCGTCCCCGTCTCCGTTCGCTTCTCCGTCTCCGTCCGCACCCTCGTCTTCCCCCTCGGCGGAGTCGCCGACGGCGACCGGCTCGACCGTATCTCCGCCCTCCGGCGCGGCGGTCGCCGAGATTCCCTCGAGTCCGTCGACCGACGGCGCGTGGACGATCCGCACCGTCTCGCCGTCGCGCTCGAGGGAGTACGCGCCGGGGTAGTCCTCGTCGTCGATCGCGTAGGTGTCCCGCCGGTCCTCGACGGGATCGGCGCCGTGGATCTCGAGGAGTTCGAGGTAGGCGCCGGCGAACTCCCGGGCGTCGTCGGCCGATCGCCACTCGGTCTCCCAGACGTAGCCGGTTTCGGCGGCCGTCGCGTTTCCGTCGGCGCTCGAACCGGTGTAGGCGACCAGTTCGTCGCCGACCCAGCCGGCCGTGGACGGCTGATCGTAGTCGAAGGTCGTCGGGTCGTCGCCGATGACGTCCCCCCGCTCGAGCACCGACGATCGAGTCGACTCGAAGGCGCCGTCGGCGAACATCGCGACCATCGCCGCCTCGCCGACAGTCTCCGTCGCGACTCGGTCACCGACCTCGAGGGGCCGCCACGACGCGTTCGATCGGTCCTCGACCGTGACGTCGACCGGATCGCGGTCCTCGCGGTGGATCACCGTCGACGAACTCGCCGGCGGATCGTCGTAGCGCTCGTTGACGGCCGCCCAGCCGTCGCCGGACTCGCGCAGGTGGTCGACGTACGCCGGCCCGTCGTCGTAGGGCTGGTACAGCGTCAGGTAGATCCCCCAGTTGCTCGGGGTCGCGCCGGCGGACTCGTCGTCGGGGAGACACGACCAGTCGTCCCCGCAGCGCCGTTCGTACTCGGTCTCGACGCTGACCGCGTCGCCCTCGATGAGACCGTTCTCCGCCGCCTCCTGATCGATCGTCGCGCGATCGTAGTTCGACAGGTTGAACTGCTGGTCCTGGAGGGCGTGGGTCAGTTCGTGGCCGAGCACGATCTCGTTCAGTTCGGGCCGCTCGGGCGTATCAGAGACGATGACGATCCGGCCGGTCGACGGCTCGTAGTAGCCCTCGACGCTCCCGCCGTACATCGACTCGAGTTCGGCCGTCGCGTTGCTCTCGGTGTCGACCATGAACAGCGCCTCGTAGGTGACGTTCTGGACGCGCTCCTGGCTCTCGTTGACGTCGACGAACGCGCCGTCGCTGGACTGGAACTCCTCGCGGGAGATCACGTCGACCGGCACGTCGTCCTCGAAGGTCAGGCCGCGGATCTTCTCGACGCGGGCCATCGATCGGTAGACGACCGCCCGGAGGTCGTCGTCCTCGACGACGGCGTCGTCCCGATCGTCCACGGGGAGGTCGTCGTCGTACCAGTAGCCCTCGACGTAGCCGACGGTCCCCTCGGTGGTCGGATCGTCGGGTCGGTCGGAGCGGTCGGGCGAATCGTCCGCGGGCAACAGCGGAACGGCGACACCGGACGCGACTGCGATCAGTGCGACCGTCGCGAGCACGGCGAGTGCGGCGGCGACTCGCGTCGAGGAGGGCCTCATTGAGAGCGGATAGCGATTCGTACGGCGGCGAGCGCAAAAAGCCCGCTGATCCGACCGGTTCGGGCCCGCTCGGACGTTCCCGACGTCGCGAACGTTTTTAGGAAGCCGTCCGTAGAGTTACATATGAACCTCGAGCCAGACAGCACGGCGGTCGTGGTCGTCGACATGCAAAACGGCTTCTGCCACCCCGACGGCTCGCTGTACGCGCCCGGCAGCGAGACGGTGATCGAACCGATCGCCGACCTCGTCGAGCGGGCCCGCGAGGCCGGGGCGCGGGTGATCTACACCCGGGACGTCCACCCGCCCGAGCAGTTCGAGGACGCCCACTACTACGACGAGTTCGAGCGGTGGGGCGAGCACGTCCTCGAGGGCTCCTGGGAGGCCGAGATCGTCGACGAACTTCCCGTCGAGGCCGCCGACAACGTCGTCGAGAAACACACCTACGACGCCTTCTACAACACCGAACTCGAGGGGTGGCTGAACGCCCGCGGGATCGACGACCTCGTGATCTGTGGCACGCTCGCGAACGTCTGCGTGCTCCACACCGGCGGCAGCGCCGGCCTGCGGGACTTCCGCCCGGTCATGGTCGAGGACTGCATCGGCGCCATCGAGGACGAGCACAAGGAGTACGCCATCGACCACGCCGGCTGGCTGTTCGGCGAGGTCCGCGAGATGGACGACCTCGAGTTCGCGAGCACCTGAGTCGACTTCACGAGGAGCCCTCGCCGACTCGAGGCGGGGACTCGAAGGAGAGCGTTTTCAACGTCCCGTTCCAACGACACGGTATGAGAGACGTTCGACTCGCTCGGGCCAACCGACTCGAGCGACTGATCGCGACGCGAGCGGGTGAGGGCGTATGAACGCCCGCCGGCTCCGGTCGATGTACGTATTCGGGATCCTGCTGAACGCGGTCGCGCTGGTCTACGCGGCCGTAGACGGCGCGATACTGTTCGCGGTGACGTTCGGGATCGTCATGCTCTATCTCGGCGTCCGGTACTGGATGGTCTCGACCGCTTGAGACCCTCGTCTCGAGCGTGAACGGCGCTCACTCCACCTCGGGGCGGAAGATGCGGTAGGCGCCCTGACCGGTCGCGACCTCCGTGGTCTCGCCGTCGGGGGTCGTGCTCTCGACGGTGATCTCGCTGACGCCGACGCTGCGGCCGACCCTGATCACGTCCGCCGTCGCCGACAGATCGCCCGTCGCGGGCCGGAGGTAGTTGACGTTCAGGTTGATCGTCGCGATCCGGGCCCCGAACGGCTCGTCCAGTTTCGTTCGGAGCACGAGACCGCCGGCCGTGTCGATCAGCGTCGCGGCGATGCCGCCGTGAATGTCGGCCCGCTCGTTCGGTTCGGTGTCCGGCCGCGTGTTGCTCAGCTTCTCGTCGTAGGGGAGCGAGAGCGTCATCGTTCCGTCGCCGACGTCGTCGACGCGCGTCCCGATCCACGAGAGGAACTCCTGATGTTCGTCGATGAAGTGCTGGATCATCCCCTCGAGATCGTCGAACTGCTCCATTATCGTCCGCATGTCGTCAGTCATGTACGCCCATGTCCCTCCGACGGCCTTTATGGCTGCGTTTCTCGCCGTCCGCGTTGTCGACAGTTGTTTCGCGTGGGGCCGACTCGAGGACGGCGACTCGGTCTCGTTCCGTCCTAGCCTGACGGGAACTGCTGACGGGACGCGTCGTCGACGCAAACTCAAAGAGCGACTTCCGCGGCCGAAGGTCGACCTCGCGTTCCCGACGTTCGGCATCGAGTCGAAGTTCAGCCTCGTCGAGACGATGCGGGAGTCGGGCATGGAGCGGGCCTTCGACGGCGCCAGTGCGGACTTCAGCGGGATGGTCGAGAGCGACGAATCGGACCTGTTCGTCGACGACGTCATCCACCAGAGCTTCGTCGAGGTCGACGAGGAGGGGACCGAGGCGGCGGCCGCGACGATCGTCGTCGTGG from Haloterrigena sp. KLK7 includes these protein-coding regions:
- a CDS encoding Hvo_1808 family surface protein; translation: MRPSSTRVAAALAVLATVALIAVASGVAVPLLPADDSPDRSDRPDDPTTEGTVGYVEGYWYDDDLPVDDRDDAVVEDDDLRAVVYRSMARVEKIRGLTFEDDVPVDVISREEFQSSDGAFVDVNESQERVQNVTYEALFMVDTESNATAELESMYGGSVEGYYEPSTGRIVIVSDTPERPELNEIVLGHELTHALQDQQFNLSNYDRATIDQEAAENGLIEGDAVSVETEYERRCGDDWSCLPDDESAGATPSNWGIYLTLYQPYDDGPAYVDHLRESGDGWAAVNERYDDPPASSSTVIHREDRDPVDVTVEDRSNASWRPLEVGDRVATETVGEAAMVAMFADGAFESTRSSVLERGDVIGDDPTTFDYDQPSTAGWVGDELVAYTGSSADGNATAAETGYVWETEWRSADDAREFAGAYLELLEIHGADPVEDRRDTYAIDDEDYPGAYSLERDGETVRIVHAPSVDGLEGISATAAPEGGDTVEPVAVGDSAEGEDEGADGDGEANGDGDEDDSLPGFAVPGTGAAVAIALLAARARARRIGAGRGDGSDSSAGTGPVTADSPRSAPSGPDAGLEGSDGGRSDRGRL
- a CDS encoding serpin family protein is translated as MAAFLAVRVVDSCFAWGRLEDGDSVSFRPSLTGTADGTRRRRKLKERLPRPKVDLAFPTFGIESKFSLVETMRESGMERAFDGASADFSGMVESDESDLFVDDVIHQSFVEVDEEGTEAAAATIVVVADSAVPDRVELTVDRPFLFYVRDRPTETPLFVGRVVDGEMLQDA
- a CDS encoding isochorismatase family cysteine hydrolase encodes the protein MNLEPDSTAVVVVDMQNGFCHPDGSLYAPGSETVIEPIADLVERAREAGARVIYTRDVHPPEQFEDAHYYDEFERWGEHVLEGSWEAEIVDELPVEAADNVVEKHTYDAFYNTELEGWLNARGIDDLVICGTLANVCVLHTGGSAGLRDFRPVMVEDCIGAIEDEHKEYAIDHAGWLFGEVREMDDLEFAST
- a CDS encoding PaaI family thioesterase, whose product is MTDDMRTIMEQFDDLEGMIQHFIDEHQEFLSWIGTRVDDVGDGTMTLSLPYDEKLSNTRPDTEPNERADIHGGIAATLIDTAGGLVLRTKLDEPFGARIATINLNVNYLRPATGDLSATADVIRVGRSVGVSEITVESTTPDGETTEVATGQGAYRIFRPEVE